The following coding sequences are from one Candidatus Nitrohelix vancouverensis window:
- the flgL gene encoding flagellar hook-associated protein 3, whose amino-acid sequence MVTRVTAKAVQDSTLRNVFRITENLFNAQKQISTGKRILKPSDDPSGMRDSLALRSSIKQRQQFVRNIENNRIFIQSADTALSTVGSALNRSKELAIQGLAGTATSATRDFAAGEVDKLLQEALQAGNTKAKNQYVFSGTQTRTSPFELSASGAVYKGNTENFTIAVASNTSLEFALPGSDVLAVDLNPSVTTATALSSMNGGTGVSAGTFTLTDRGGNSATILVSAGQTLGNVISSINSAGLNITASINSSNNGIQLVDSSSVITGELVVAEVGTGTTASELGIFGSRDGNLVGTDINPVITSTTQISQLKNGAGLTLGDISIVNGAASGTVSLASAATIGDVLNTINAAGFNVTASINSAGNGLRIASNSSTTVAVVNDIGTGTTAESLGLGGGLNVLNTLFDLKNALERDDNSGILASLANLDSALAAVNESRAIIGSVQGRIDSTANVHAQEIVFQKEQISNIEDADLTEQASELANLEFALQATLSSTARIIQPTLLDFLR is encoded by the coding sequence CGGGAAAGAGAATTCTGAAGCCCTCGGACGATCCCAGCGGTATGCGGGATTCTCTGGCTCTGCGTTCGAGCATCAAACAACGCCAGCAGTTCGTTCGCAATATTGAAAACAACCGCATCTTTATTCAAAGCGCCGACACGGCGTTGAGCACGGTTGGCAGCGCTCTCAATCGCTCTAAAGAACTGGCGATCCAGGGGCTGGCGGGAACGGCCACTTCGGCGACTCGAGATTTCGCCGCAGGAGAGGTCGACAAATTATTGCAGGAAGCCTTGCAGGCGGGAAACACCAAGGCGAAGAACCAATACGTTTTTTCTGGGACACAGACGCGCACCTCGCCTTTTGAGTTGAGCGCTTCTGGGGCGGTGTACAAGGGCAATACGGAAAATTTCACCATTGCGGTGGCGAGCAATACTTCGCTTGAATTTGCCCTGCCCGGTTCCGATGTGCTGGCGGTGGATTTAAACCCCTCTGTTACTACAGCTACGGCTCTTTCCAGCATGAATGGCGGAACCGGGGTGAGCGCGGGTACATTCACCCTGACCGATCGGGGCGGCAACAGCGCAACGATACTGGTGAGCGCGGGACAGACTCTGGGAAACGTGATCTCTTCTATCAATTCGGCAGGACTGAACATCACAGCTTCGATCAATTCGAGCAACAACGGCATTCAGCTGGTGGACTCCAGTTCCGTCATCACCGGCGAGCTTGTTGTCGCCGAAGTTGGAACCGGAACGACGGCGTCCGAACTTGGTATTTTTGGTTCGCGCGACGGCAATCTGGTTGGAACCGACATCAATCCGGTCATCACTTCGACGACCCAGATTTCACAATTAAAGAATGGCGCGGGTCTCACTCTGGGCGACATCAGTATCGTCAACGGCGCCGCCTCGGGGACGGTGAGTCTGGCTTCAGCCGCGACGATTGGTGACGTGCTCAACACGATCAACGCCGCGGGATTCAATGTGACGGCAAGCATCAACTCGGCGGGTAATGGATTGCGGATCGCGTCGAACAGTTCCACAACGGTTGCGGTGGTCAACGACATCGGTACGGGAACCACGGCGGAGAGCCTGGGCCTGGGAGGCGGACTGAATGTTCTGAACACTTTGTTCGACCTTAAAAACGCATTGGAGCGCGACGATAACAGCGGCATCCTTGCCAGTCTGGCGAACCTCGATTCCGCGCTGGCGGCGGTGAATGAATCGCGCGCGATCATTGGAAGCGTTCAGGGAAGAATCGATTCGACGGCAAACGTTCATGCCCAGGAAATCGTTTTTCAAAAAGAACAGATCTCTAATATCGAGGACGCCGACCTCACCGAGCAGGCTTCGGAACTGGCCAATCTGGAATTTGCATTGCAGGCGACGCTCAGTTCCACGGCGCGCATCATCCAACCCACCTTGCTGGATTTTCTCCGCTGA
- a CDS encoding response regulator has product MPDKPLKILLVEDNEDDIFLFHEMIREENPVPLPSIETCPTAEEAIEKLAGATFDLCLFDYHLGETDGVELIRRVRSQWANLPLILLTGHGDQEIAVQAMKAGANDYLNKDKLSGSALINSFRYCLKIAHEGEMRLLAENQLKQSHDDLQESLRKLQSAQTQILRSEKLAGIGRLAAGVCHEILNPLNIISGHSQALLMERKNDPVLADDLKSIMEEVHRIEKIISSLLKLSRKQDVELKKEKINVVLESVLSVMEKDLHLQSINVEKQLALKLPDILIDTDQMRQVFLNLINNAKYSMPNGGTLTVSTSMHTKDRRIFKRDEFKLNNPNTLRIQFKDTGYGIEESDLEKLFEPFFTTKPEDQGTGLGLSICHSIIEKHGGSIEAENLPQRGANFTIDLPIVNNRLGTIGTKLPIRRT; this is encoded by the coding sequence GTGCCCGACAAACCTTTAAAAATACTATTGGTTGAGGATAACGAAGACGATATTTTCCTGTTTCATGAAATGATACGGGAAGAAAACCCCGTTCCCCTCCCTTCCATTGAAACCTGCCCCACCGCTGAAGAGGCCATAGAAAAATTGGCAGGCGCGACCTTCGACCTGTGTCTGTTTGATTATCATTTGGGAGAAACCGACGGAGTGGAACTGATTCGCAGGGTGCGCAGTCAATGGGCGAACCTGCCGCTCATCCTGCTGACAGGGCACGGCGACCAGGAAATCGCAGTTCAGGCCATGAAAGCCGGAGCCAACGACTACCTCAACAAAGACAAGTTATCCGGCAGCGCTCTTATCAACAGTTTTCGCTATTGTTTGAAAATTGCGCACGAAGGGGAAATGCGCCTGCTTGCCGAGAACCAGCTGAAGCAATCGCATGACGACTTGCAGGAATCCCTGCGTAAACTTCAATCCGCTCAAACGCAAATCCTGCGCTCGGAAAAACTCGCCGGGATTGGACGTCTCGCCGCTGGAGTCTGCCACGAAATACTGAATCCTCTGAATATCATATCCGGTCATTCCCAGGCTCTGCTGATGGAACGCAAAAATGACCCGGTTCTGGCCGATGATCTGAAATCGATCATGGAAGAAGTGCATCGCATTGAAAAAATCATCAGCAGTCTTTTGAAACTATCGCGCAAGCAGGATGTTGAACTCAAAAAGGAGAAGATCAACGTCGTGCTGGAGTCGGTGCTGTCGGTCATGGAAAAAGACCTTCACCTGCAATCGATCAACGTGGAAAAACAACTGGCCCTCAAGCTACCGGATATTTTGATCGACACCGATCAAATGCGGCAGGTGTTTCTCAACTTGATCAACAACGCCAAATACTCCATGCCCAATGGCGGCACGCTAACCGTTTCTACTTCCATGCACACGAAGGACCGGCGCATATTCAAACGCGATGAATTCAAACTGAACAACCCGAACACCCTGCGCATCCAATTCAAAGATACCGGATACGGTATCGAGGAAAGCGATCTGGAAAAATTATTCGAACCCTTCTTCACCACAAAACCGGAAGATCAGGGAACCGGTCTGGGGCTGAGCATCTGCCATTCCATCATCGAAAAGCACGGCGGTTCCATCGAAGCGGAAAACCTTCCGCAACGTGGGGCCAACTTCACGATCGACCTACCCATCGTAAACAATCGGTTGGGAACCATCGGAACCAAGCTACCCATCCGCAGGACCTGA